A region from the Streptomyces sp. 3214.6 genome encodes:
- a CDS encoding ribose-phosphate diphosphokinase, protein MTGIKTTGEKKMMFFSGRAHPELAEEVAHQLGVGVVPTKAFDFANGEIYVRYQESARGADCFLIQSHTAPINKWIMEQLIMIDALKRASARSITVIVPFYGYARQDKKHRGREPISARLIADMMKTAGADRILTVDLHTDQIQGFFDGPVDHLFALPLLADYVGSKVDRAKLTVVSPDAGRVRVADRWCDRLGAPLAIVHKRRDKDVANQVTVHEVVGEVEGRVCVLVDDMIDTGGTICAAADALFAHGAEDVIVTATHGVLSGPAADRLKNSQVSEFIFTNTLPTPGELEVDKITVLSIAPTIANAVREVFEDGSVTSLFDEQ, encoded by the coding sequence GTGACCGGGATCAAGACGACCGGCGAGAAGAAGATGATGTTCTTCTCCGGCCGCGCCCACCCCGAGCTTGCCGAGGAGGTCGCCCACCAGCTGGGTGTCGGGGTCGTCCCGACGAAGGCCTTCGATTTCGCCAATGGTGAGATCTATGTTCGTTATCAGGAGTCGGCGCGTGGTGCGGACTGTTTCCTGATCCAGAGCCACACGGCTCCGATCAACAAGTGGATCATGGAGCAGTTGATCATGATCGATGCGTTGAAGCGGGCTTCGGCGCGTTCGATCACGGTGATCGTGCCGTTCTACGGCTATGCGCGGCAGGACAAGAAGCACCGTGGTCGTGAGCCGATCTCGGCGCGGCTGATCGCGGACATGATGAAGACGGCGGGTGCGGACCGGATCCTGACGGTGGATCTGCACACGGATCAGATCCAGGGTTTCTTCGACGGCCCGGTGGATCATCTTTTCGCGCTGCCGCTGCTCGCGGACTACGTGGGCAGCAAGGTGGACCGTGCGAAGTTGACCGTGGTGTCGCCGGACGCGGGTCGGGTGCGGGTGGCGGACCGTTGGTGTGACCGGTTGGGTGCGCCGCTGGCGATCGTGCACAAGCGGCGTGACAAGGACGTGGCGAACCAGGTGACCGTCCATGAGGTGGTGGGCGAGGTCGAGGGTCGGGTGTGTGTCCTGGTCGACGACATGATCGACACGGGTGGCACGATCTGTGCGGCGGCCGACGCGTTGTTCGCGCACGGTGCGGAGGACGTCATCGTGACGGCGACGCACGGTGTGCTGTCGGGTCCGGCGGCGGATCGTCTGAAGAACTCGCAGGTGAGCGAGTTCATCTTCACGAACACTCTGCCGACTCCGGGTGAGCTGGAGGTGGACAAGATCACGGTGTTGTCGATCGCGCCGACGATCGCGAACGCGGTGCGTGAGGTGTTCGAGGACGGTTCGGTGACGAGTCTGTTCGACGAGCAGTAG
- a CDS encoding sensor histidine kinase: MTTTGDEDTAALGGPWWWTRWRSAAFDWSLGLVSAVECVVEGVPFARDAGIPVAVGVVFGLLAGSVLVVRRKWPIAVVLVAIAITPAQMGFLMGIVGLYTLAASELPRRIIASLAGMQLVGTLIVTFVQVRQSMNRGSLTLGDWFVPFAAITTSLGLTAPPLLLGMYVGARRRLMESLRERADSLERELQLLAERAEERAEWARGEERTRIAREMHDVVAHRVSLMVVHAAALQAVARKDPEKAVRNAALVGDMGRQALTELREMLGVLRSGGSGERSASASVSLVAVEVTRAVVEEGEGPCLEELEELVGQSAAAGMVVELSVEGEVRSYAPEVEQTAYRVVQEALTNVHKHAAGAKAHVRLAHRVAEIAMQVENGPPAEAGSASAARLPSGGNGLVGMKERVVALGGVFVSGPTEAGGFRVSAVIPAG; encoded by the coding sequence ATGACCACGACGGGGGATGAGGACACGGCGGCCCTGGGAGGGCCGTGGTGGTGGACCAGATGGCGTAGCGCGGCGTTCGACTGGAGCCTGGGGCTCGTGTCCGCCGTGGAGTGTGTGGTGGAGGGGGTTCCGTTCGCACGGGACGCGGGGATTCCGGTGGCGGTGGGCGTCGTTTTCGGGTTGCTCGCCGGGTCGGTGTTGGTGGTGCGGCGGAAGTGGCCCATCGCTGTGGTGCTGGTGGCGATCGCGATCACGCCGGCCCAGATGGGCTTCCTGATGGGGATCGTGGGGCTGTACACGCTCGCCGCGTCGGAGCTGCCTCGGCGGATCATCGCCTCGTTGGCGGGGATGCAGTTGGTGGGCACGTTGATCGTGACGTTCGTGCAGGTGCGGCAGAGCATGAACCGGGGGTCTTTGACGCTGGGGGATTGGTTTGTTCCGTTCGCCGCGATCACGACGTCGCTCGGGCTGACCGCGCCGCCGCTGCTGCTGGGGATGTACGTCGGGGCCCGGCGGCGGCTGATGGAGAGCTTGCGGGAGCGGGCGGACAGTCTGGAGCGGGAGTTGCAGCTGCTCGCGGAGCGGGCGGAGGAGCGGGCGGAGTGGGCGCGCGGTGAGGAGCGGACCCGGATCGCGCGGGAGATGCATGACGTGGTCGCGCATCGGGTGAGCCTGATGGTGGTGCATGCCGCGGCGTTGCAGGCCGTAGCGCGGAAGGACCCTGAGAAGGCGGTGCGGAATGCGGCCTTGGTGGGTGACATGGGGCGGCAGGCGTTGACGGAGCTGCGGGAGATGCTCGGGGTGTTGCGCAGCGGTGGCTCGGGGGAGCGGTCGGCGTCGGCGTCCGTGTCGTTGGTGGCGGTGGAAGTGACCAGGGCTGTGGTGGAGGAGGGGGAGGGGCCTTGTCTGGAGGAGTTGGAGGAGTTGGTGGGGCAGTCGGCGGCTGCGGGGATGGTCGTGGAGTTGTCGGTGGAGGGGGAGGTGCGGTCGTATGCGCCGGAGGTGGAGCAGACGGCGTATCGGGTGGTGCAGGAGGCGTTGACGAACGTTCACAAGCATGCGGCGGGTGCGAAGGCGCATGTGCGGTTGGCGCATCGGGTGGCGGAGATCGCGATGCAGGTGGAGAACGGTCCGCCGGCGGAGGCGGGGTCGGCGTCGGCGGCGCGGTTGCCGTCGGGGGGTAATGGGTTGGTGGGGATGAAGGAGCGGGTGGTGGCGTTGGGTGGGGTGTTTGTGTCGGGGCCGACGGAGGCGGGGGGTTTTCGGGTGTCGGCGGTGATTCCGGCCGGGTAG
- the glmU gene encoding bifunctional UDP-N-acetylglucosamine diphosphorylase/glucosamine-1-phosphate N-acetyltransferase GlmU: MSANRPAAVVVLAAGEGTRMKSAIPKVLHEICGRSLVGHVLAAARELNPENLVVVVGHAREKVTAHLAEVDAAVRTAVQEEQNGTGHAVRMGLEQLGGSVDGTVVVVCGDTPLLTGATLARLAATHQADGNAVTVLTAEVPDATGYGRIVRDDASGAVTAIVEHKDASAAVLAIREINSGVFAFDGALLADALKKVRTDNSQGEEYLTDVLGILREAGHRVGASVAADHREIAGINNRVQLSEARRILNERLLTAAMLSGVTVIDPATTWVDVTVTFEQDAVVHPGTQLHGSTHIGEGAEVGPNSRLRNTVVGAGARVDNTVSDSARVGPNASVGPFAYLRPGTRLAAKGKIGTFVETKNASIGEGTKIPHLSYVGDATIGEYSNIGAASVFVNYDGESKHHTTVGSHCKTGSDNMFVAPVTVGDGAYTAAGSVITKDVPPGSLAVARGQQRNIEGWVARKRPGSAAAKAAEAASRQEESES; this comes from the coding sequence GTGAGCGCCAATCGCCCGGCAGCCGTCGTCGTTCTCGCAGCGGGTGAGGGCACCCGTATGAAGTCGGCCATACCGAAGGTTCTCCACGAGATCTGCGGCCGCAGCCTCGTGGGCCATGTGCTGGCCGCCGCCCGCGAACTGAACCCCGAGAACCTGGTCGTCGTCGTGGGGCACGCCCGCGAGAAGGTCACCGCGCACCTCGCCGAGGTCGACGCCGCCGTACGCACCGCCGTGCAGGAGGAGCAGAACGGCACCGGGCACGCCGTCCGGATGGGTCTTGAGCAGCTCGGTGGGAGCGTGGACGGGACGGTCGTGGTCGTCTGCGGTGACACCCCGCTGCTGACCGGCGCGACTCTCGCCCGGCTGGCCGCGACGCATCAGGCGGACGGCAACGCGGTCACCGTGTTGACCGCCGAGGTGCCGGACGCGACCGGGTACGGGCGGATCGTGCGGGACGACGCCTCGGGTGCCGTCACCGCGATCGTCGAGCACAAGGACGCGTCCGCGGCCGTACTGGCGATCCGTGAGATCAACTCCGGGGTGTTCGCGTTCGACGGGGCGCTGCTCGCGGACGCGCTGAAGAAGGTGCGGACGGACAACAGTCAGGGCGAGGAGTACCTGACCGACGTCCTCGGGATACTCCGCGAGGCCGGTCACCGCGTCGGTGCGTCCGTCGCCGCCGATCACCGTGAGATCGCCGGTATCAACAACCGGGTGCAGCTGAGTGAGGCCCGTCGGATTCTGAACGAGCGGCTGTTGACCGCTGCCATGCTGTCCGGTGTCACCGTCATCGACCCGGCCACGACCTGGGTCGACGTGACCGTGACGTTCGAGCAGGACGCCGTCGTCCACCCGGGTACGCAGCTGCACGGTTCCACGCACATCGGCGAGGGTGCGGAGGTCGGTCCCAACAGCCGGCTGAGGAACACGGTCGTCGGTGCGGGTGCGCGGGTCGACAACACCGTTTCGGACAGCGCGCGCGTCGGGCCGAACGCGAGCGTCGGGCCGTTTGCCTATCTGCGTCCCGGTACCCGTCTCGCGGCGAAGGGCAAGATCGGCACGTTCGTGGAGACGAAGAACGCCTCCATCGGCGAGGGGACGAAGATTCCGCATCTGTCGTATGTGGGTGACGCGACGATCGGTGAGTACAGCAACATCGGTGCGGCGAGCGTGTTCGTGAACTACGACGGGGAGAGCAAGCATCACACCACGGTCGGCTCGCACTGCAAGACGGGGTCGGACAACATGTTTGTGGCTCCTGTCACGGTCGGGGATGGCGCGTACACCGCCGCCGGGTCCGTGATCACGAAGGATGTGCCGCCCGGTTCGCTGGCCGTGGCCCGTGGTCAGCAGCGGAATATCGAGGGTTGGGTGGCTCGTAAGCGTCCGGGCAGCGCGGCGGCGAAGGCTGCGGAGGCGGCCTCTCGCCAGGAGGAAAGCGAGAGCTGA
- a CDS encoding YwqJ-related putative deaminase, giving the protein MTIMDTTQTGPHTGRTDNLHHGYTADQNTGRTGDPHTGPTGHTGPHTNPGGDPRIGWSATETPHAPTLRHRRDGILPTIAAALSVRGTATLTGTAARGDQPPPLHPLVQDFLDTLTSAQRDRFTGRCAEALLISRHIAAADAARSKRAARRPMTNGEARKTLKQAKLTTRRIREDGDPLHGSFATPCRACTALSAHFGVRIVAPTTDD; this is encoded by the coding sequence ATGACGATCATGGACACGACGCAGACGGGGCCACACACCGGCAGGACCGACAACCTGCACCACGGCTACACAGCCGACCAGAACACCGGCCGAACCGGCGACCCGCACACCGGCCCCACAGGCCACACCGGCCCGCACACCAACCCCGGCGGCGACCCCCGCATCGGCTGGTCCGCCACCGAAACCCCCCACGCCCCCACCCTCCGCCACCGCCGCGACGGCATACTCCCCACCATCGCCGCCGCCCTCTCCGTCCGCGGCACCGCCACCCTCACCGGCACCGCCGCCCGCGGCGACCAACCCCCACCCCTGCACCCCCTCGTCCAGGACTTCCTCGACACCCTCACCAGCGCCCAACGCGACCGCTTCACCGGCCGCTGCGCCGAAGCACTCCTCATCTCCCGCCACATCGCCGCCGCCGACGCCGCCCGCAGCAAACGCGCCGCCCGCAGACCCATGACCAACGGCGAAGCCCGCAAGACCCTCAAACAAGCCAAACTCACCACCCGCCGCATCCGCGAGGACGGCGACCCCCTCCACGGCAGCTTCGCCACCCCCTGCCGCGCCTGCACCGCCCTCAGCGCCCACTTCGGCGTCCGCATCGTCGCCCCCACCACCGACGACTGA
- a CDS encoding SUKH-3 domain-containing protein has translation MHPDRTSSTRFPVPVDAALRAAGWQPGRWDIKQAEIWADALRDHTSPAGHRHAVFPAAVEAWAEFGGLTITPTGPGRQIAPTTLHLDPLHGLHLARTLADLGRALDTDVAPLGTETDTHSLLAIDAAGRVYALDHTGDWYLGPDIDQALGALTAGIEPLRLTAD, from the coding sequence ATGCACCCCGACCGCACCTCCTCCACCCGCTTCCCCGTCCCCGTCGACGCCGCCCTGCGCGCCGCCGGCTGGCAACCCGGACGCTGGGACATCAAACAAGCCGAGATCTGGGCCGACGCCCTCCGCGACCACACCTCACCCGCCGGCCACCGCCACGCCGTCTTCCCCGCCGCCGTAGAAGCCTGGGCCGAATTCGGCGGGCTCACCATCACCCCCACCGGACCCGGCCGCCAGATCGCCCCCACCACACTCCACCTCGACCCCCTCCACGGCCTCCACCTCGCCCGCACCCTCGCCGACCTCGGCCGCGCCCTCGACACCGACGTCGCCCCCCTCGGCACCGAAACCGACACCCACTCCCTCCTCGCCATCGACGCCGCAGGCCGCGTCTACGCCCTCGACCACACCGGCGACTGGTACCTCGGCCCCGACATCGACCAAGCCCTCGGAGCCCTCACCGCCGGCATCGAGCCCCTCCGCCTCACCGCCGACTGA
- a CDS encoding SUKH-4 family immunity protein encodes MVTFAQAQERAEEWINGDVPAYQHREVRVREFELGFVVWAEDRAEGPRSDGGAQRLVIARDSGEATLWPAVAVGEVIRRYEEEYGRPPEPADAVPAPAARVDLNQTSFLLSPPEWLQEAADKLGIADQREAGSGAGSRAGSRAGSGAGSSDVPEGAPGGVPGGVPAGGDPSLPQTQAGAPASAPVAPAAPVAPAAPAGATPWAGTDTNADAGDDRSVPLPATVFAPPLSGSDEESAPPTAASDAKTALMSGGSQLPPTAVAPALTEPGAPASQGTQGAQGAPQSQPPSPGASPHAPSYGYPQRAGAPSAQGGPVAPARPLAPNAGDIADAATSKAAPPPRRNRGTGAAPPPPPGAPGTPGARPGNTPAAPPSGPGAPGTPAGGYVPTQLVSALGPDGPAGPAGPAGPAGPGAGGAGGGAGNAPQPPGAPNAPAAGPNPPGGTPPGGVHHAATMLADPGRMGPPGAQGAPQPPQPPGPPGAPGAPGMPGAPAAPGTHGAPQAPGAPGVPGAPGMAPGAHGSVGGAPGAVHHAQTMLAGPPQGGPGAPGAPGAPGAPGFPGAPGMPPGGHVPPGAMPSAGGPVPGGGPLPGQAPGYGYPQQQGLPTVGPGYQAVLRYRAHDGSEQQLIRRSAPGTPHPEWQIFHELRAMNVPPDQVLELHTELESCELPGAYCARMIREQWPQARITSIAPYGTDHASRQQGMQQLLAHQGELHQVADGPARPAPVRAPLPAVPPAPPVPPEAIGQELAAVFGPSVFRFEQAAVSRQGVPPVVAHTLVVAGLPGDMGPFFWAQAQPGRPVPTLAELAAERGVQPASDAGSYLVMGSDFGKAICVQYGTANIVAVPVEAGPGGVPVPPQFVNTGLPEFARCLALLGRMWRLRFGLNQEQAGRWTVDFQAQLASLDPAALGSPESWWSVLLEQMWDGLL; translated from the coding sequence ATGGTGACGTTCGCGCAGGCGCAGGAGCGCGCCGAAGAGTGGATCAACGGGGATGTGCCGGCGTACCAGCATCGTGAGGTGCGGGTGCGGGAGTTCGAACTCGGGTTCGTGGTGTGGGCCGAGGACCGTGCGGAGGGCCCGCGTTCGGACGGGGGTGCGCAGCGGCTGGTGATCGCCCGGGACAGCGGGGAGGCCACGTTGTGGCCCGCGGTTGCGGTGGGCGAGGTGATCCGCCGGTACGAGGAGGAGTACGGTCGCCCGCCGGAGCCCGCCGACGCGGTGCCGGCGCCTGCGGCGCGGGTGGACCTGAATCAGACGTCGTTCTTGTTGTCGCCGCCGGAGTGGTTGCAGGAGGCGGCGGACAAGCTGGGGATCGCGGACCAGCGGGAAGCCGGTTCCGGGGCCGGTTCGAGGGCCGGTTCGAGGGCTGGTTCGGGGGCCGGTTCCAGTGATGTGCCAGAGGGGGCGCCCGGTGGTGTGCCTGGCGGTGTGCCCGCGGGTGGCGATCCCTCGCTTCCGCAGACGCAGGCCGGTGCCCCGGCTTCCGCTCCGGTGGCGCCGGCCGCTCCCGTTGCGCCCGCCGCTCCCGCCGGGGCGACGCCGTGGGCGGGGACGGACACCAACGCCGACGCCGGTGACGACCGTTCCGTACCGCTGCCCGCGACCGTGTTCGCGCCGCCGCTGAGCGGTTCCGACGAGGAGTCGGCGCCGCCGACGGCCGCGTCGGACGCCAAGACGGCCCTGATGTCGGGCGGCAGCCAACTGCCGCCCACAGCGGTCGCACCGGCGCTCACCGAGCCGGGCGCGCCTGCCTCGCAGGGGACCCAGGGTGCGCAGGGTGCGCCGCAGTCACAGCCTCCGTCACCGGGTGCGTCGCCGCATGCGCCGTCGTACGGCTATCCGCAGCGCGCCGGTGCTCCGTCGGCTCAGGGCGGTCCGGTTGCGCCTGCGCGGCCGCTCGCGCCGAACGCCGGTGACATCGCCGACGCCGCGACCAGCAAGGCGGCGCCGCCTCCGCGTCGTAACCGTGGGACAGGAGCGGCGCCGCCGCCTCCTCCGGGTGCGCCGGGAACGCCGGGTGCGCGGCCGGGCAACACGCCTGCGGCTCCCCCGTCCGGGCCGGGCGCGCCCGGCACCCCGGCGGGCGGGTACGTGCCCACGCAGCTGGTGTCGGCCCTGGGCCCCGACGGACCGGCGGGACCGGCAGGACCGGCAGGACCGGCGGGACCTGGTGCAGGGGGTGCAGGAGGGGGCGCGGGCAACGCGCCGCAGCCTCCCGGTGCGCCGAACGCGCCGGCCGCCGGGCCGAATCCGCCTGGCGGTACGCCCCCCGGTGGCGTCCACCACGCCGCGACGATGCTCGCCGACCCCGGTCGGATGGGGCCGCCCGGGGCGCAGGGCGCGCCTCAGCCGCCCCAGCCGCCTGGCCCTCCGGGTGCTCCTGGTGCCCCGGGTATGCCGGGTGCGCCGGCCGCTCCGGGCACCCACGGTGCGCCGCAGGCCCCGGGTGCTCCCGGTGTTCCGGGCGCCCCCGGCATGGCTCCCGGCGCTCATGGCTCCGTGGGGGGCGCGCCGGGTGCCGTTCATCATGCGCAGACCATGCTGGCCGGGCCCCCGCAGGGCGGCCCCGGCGCACCGGGGGCACCGGGGGCCCCTGGCGCACCAGGATTCCCGGGTGCCCCCGGCATGCCTCCTGGCGGGCACGTGCCGCCGGGTGCGATGCCTTCGGCGGGTGGGCCCGTGCCAGGTGGTGGGCCGCTGCCGGGGCAGGCGCCTGGCTACGGGTATCCGCAGCAGCAGGGGTTGCCCACGGTCGGTCCCGGCTATCAGGCCGTGCTGCGTTATCGCGCGCACGACGGGTCGGAGCAGCAGTTGATCCGGCGTTCGGCGCCGGGGACGCCGCACCCGGAGTGGCAGATCTTCCACGAGCTGCGGGCGATGAACGTGCCGCCGGATCAGGTGCTGGAGCTGCACACGGAGTTGGAGTCGTGCGAGCTGCCGGGTGCCTACTGTGCGCGGATGATCCGGGAGCAGTGGCCGCAGGCGCGGATCACGAGCATCGCGCCGTACGGCACGGATCACGCGAGCCGGCAGCAGGGGATGCAGCAACTGCTGGCGCATCAGGGCGAGTTGCATCAGGTGGCGGACGGGCCTGCGCGTCCGGCGCCCGTTCGTGCGCCGTTGCCCGCGGTTCCGCCGGCGCCGCCGGTTCCGCCGGAGGCGATCGGGCAGGAGCTGGCGGCGGTGTTCGGGCCGTCGGTGTTCCGGTTCGAGCAGGCCGCGGTGTCCCGGCAGGGTGTGCCGCCGGTCGTGGCGCACACGCTGGTGGTGGCGGGTCTGCCGGGGGACATGGGGCCGTTCTTCTGGGCGCAGGCCCAGCCGGGCCGGCCGGTGCCGACGCTGGCGGAGCTGGCGGCGGAGCGGGGTGTGCAGCCGGCGTCGGACGCGGGTTCGTACCTCGTCATGGGCAGTGACTTCGGCAAGGCGATCTGTGTGCAGTACGGGACGGCGAACATCGTCGCGGTGCCGGTGGAGGCGGGGCCGGGCGGTGTGCCCGTGCCGCCGCAGTTCGTGAACACCGGGCTGCCGGAGTTCGCGCGCTGTCTGGCTCTGCTGGGGCGGATGTGGCGGCTGCGGTTCGGTCTGAACCAGGAGCAGGCGGGCCGCTGGACCGTCGACTTCCAGGCCCAGCTGGCCTCGCTCGACCCGGCGGCGCTCGGTTCGCCGGAGAGCTGGTGGTCGGTGCTGCTGGAGCAGATGTGGGACGGCCTGCTGTGA
- a CDS encoding SMI1/KNR4 family protein, translating to MTTGRLGQQAAPPNAAYAGQVVHFPDPVRAARHPRGVRVDERGYPDFSPYARAVAEIADPPEGFGVDELRLTDYVSANAALAASGHELWDTVSAVATPHGWTWHHVVGSRRLELVPVEVKALLRHHGGVSTAAVDQSKRGTRPLQETRPAHFGLPKSGVAVTEQQVQGVEEDLGYRLPGAYRSFVKAAGGCAPVGAALDAELGLLVDQPFFTVRDEAAVNDLVYVNKCLRDHLTKDYLGVGFVQGGLLAVKVRGERAGSVWFCAYDDVRDVDPGWSPAERMERLLLPCGEDFDVFLSRLAGNPPELETVANLMVDGGFARAVPAAAASSASSVSSVGE from the coding sequence ATGACGACAGGTCGGCTCGGGCAGCAAGCCGCGCCGCCGAACGCGGCCTATGCCGGGCAGGTCGTGCATTTCCCGGATCCGGTCCGGGCGGCACGGCACCCGAGGGGCGTGCGGGTGGACGAGCGGGGCTACCCGGATTTCTCGCCGTATGCGCGGGCGGTCGCGGAGATCGCGGATCCGCCGGAGGGTTTCGGCGTGGACGAGCTGCGGTTGACGGACTATGTGTCGGCGAACGCGGCGTTGGCGGCGTCGGGGCATGAGCTGTGGGACACGGTGTCGGCGGTGGCGACTCCGCATGGCTGGACGTGGCATCACGTGGTGGGGTCGCGGCGGCTGGAGTTGGTTCCGGTCGAGGTGAAGGCCTTGCTGCGGCATCACGGTGGTGTGTCGACGGCTGCGGTGGATCAGTCGAAGCGGGGGACGCGGCCGTTGCAGGAGACGCGTCCGGCGCATTTCGGGCTGCCGAAGTCGGGTGTGGCGGTGACGGAGCAGCAGGTGCAGGGGGTCGAGGAGGACCTGGGGTACCGGCTGCCGGGGGCGTACCGGTCGTTCGTGAAGGCGGCGGGTGGTTGTGCGCCGGTGGGTGCGGCGTTGGACGCGGAGCTGGGGCTGCTGGTGGACCAGCCGTTCTTCACGGTGCGGGACGAGGCGGCCGTCAATGACCTGGTGTATGTGAACAAGTGTTTGCGTGATCATCTGACGAAGGACTATCTGGGCGTCGGTTTCGTGCAGGGCGGCCTGCTGGCCGTGAAGGTGCGGGGAGAGCGGGCGGGTTCGGTGTGGTTCTGTGCGTACGACGATGTGCGGGACGTGGATCCGGGGTGGTCGCCGGCGGAGCGGATGGAGCGGTTGTTGCTGCCGTGCGGTGAGGACTTCGACGTCTTCCTGTCGCGTCTGGCCGGTAATCCGCCGGAGTTGGAGACGGTGGCGAATCTGATGGTGGACGGCGGTTTCGCGCGTGCGGTGCCGGCGGCCGCGGCGTCTTCTGCGTCTTCTGTGTCGTCGGTGGGGGAGTGA